A genomic stretch from Photobacterium atrarenae includes:
- a CDS encoding PilN domain-containing protein: MMEKLNLLPWRDLQRQAYRQQFYALIAAACLVAAAGVGGAHVYLTGQQAQQQGRNQQLEQAIAALEHQLSLLPKLERQRLAFRERLAVIKDIQQERNQVTHLLNLLPTLVPQGVYLNQVTLAARRVTLEGEGDSNGQLAMLLSRAEHSPWLSDVAIHSIVVAGGEDEPATIAFNASFVLAPPQAGETGSTAQGETP, encoded by the coding sequence ATGATGGAAAAACTCAACCTGTTGCCCTGGCGTGATCTGCAGCGTCAGGCGTATCGTCAGCAATTTTATGCTCTGATCGCCGCAGCCTGTCTGGTGGCAGCGGCTGGTGTCGGGGGCGCACATGTTTACCTGACCGGGCAGCAGGCGCAACAGCAGGGGCGAAACCAGCAGTTGGAGCAGGCGATTGCCGCTCTGGAACACCAGTTGTCACTGTTGCCGAAACTGGAGCGCCAGCGGCTGGCATTTCGTGAACGGCTGGCGGTGATTAAAGATATCCAGCAAGAGCGGAATCAGGTGACCCATCTGCTCAATTTGCTGCCGACACTCGTACCGCAGGGGGTGTACCTCAACCAAGTGACCCTGGCGGCGCGCCGGGTCACCCTGGAAGGGGAGGGAGACTCCAACGGTCAGCTGGCCATGCTATTGTCCCGGGCTGAGCACTCCCCCTGGCTCAGTGATGTAGCGATACACTCCATTGTGGTTGCCGGCGGGGAAGATGAACCCGCGACGATTGCGTTCAATGCCTCTTTTGTGCTGGCGCCACCGCAAGCCGGGGAGACAGGCTCGACTGCGCAAGGAGAGACGCCGTGA
- a CDS encoding penicillin-binding protein 1A — MKFIKRLLILALICIFLGVGTIFGFYQYVKPELPDVATLKNVELQTPMQVFSADGKLISQFGEKRRIPLSLDEIPPQMINAVIATEDSRYYEHPGIDPIGIARAAIVVAISGSAKQGASTITQQLARNFFLTNEKKIMRKIKEIFIAIHIEQLLSKEEILELYLNKIYLGYRSYGVGAAAQVYFGKEVSQLTLSEIAIIAGLPKAPSTMNPLYSIDRATTRRNVVLSRMFDEGYISQAELDQARAEPIVARYHGAEIELSAPYFAERARAWMVERYGEEAYTSGMRIYTTVDPKLQQAAQAAAINNLLDYDQRHGYRGAVATLWQPKQAAWPSEKITEHLRQQPSYGELQAAVVTAVDAKSAQVITKDGAQHTLAWDGLKWARRYITDERQGAAPKAATEILSPGEQIWVQQREQDWVLSQVPDANTAFVAVSPQNGAVKAMVGGFNFVHSKFNRATQSIRQVGSSIKPFIYSAALDKGMTLATLVNDAPINRWDQSMGTAWRPKNSPPTYNGPTRLRLGLAQSKNVMAVRVLQNVGLDDAISYLTRFGFKREDLPRAEAIALGAGSLTPLEMAQGFSVFANGGYYVEPYFIERVEDAYGNLIYQANPNQVCDTECQRGQQQAGKPVTASKAVLHDIAISEQELGDSGSADAGQAPRYAPQVISEQNAFLIREMLESNIWGGGDWRHGTGWNGTGWRGQELKRRDIGGKTGTTNDSKDAWYSGFGPNIVATAWVGFDDHSRKLGRTGWNNNLGKEQISGAEAGAKTAQPAWVAFMEQALEDVPVQRKQLPDGIIQVRIDRDTGKLSNRTDFTSMFEYFEKGSEPTETVSESGAGGIFEADSSDELF; from the coding sequence GTGAAGTTCATAAAGCGATTACTTATACTTGCATTGATTTGCATATTTCTTGGGGTCGGTACAATTTTTGGTTTTTACCAATATGTAAAGCCCGAGCTCCCGGATGTGGCAACGCTGAAAAATGTTGAGTTACAAACACCTATGCAAGTTTTCAGTGCCGACGGCAAACTGATTTCCCAATTTGGTGAGAAGCGTCGGATCCCGCTGTCACTTGATGAAATTCCCCCGCAAATGATCAATGCGGTCATTGCCACCGAGGACAGCCGCTACTATGAGCACCCGGGGATTGACCCGATCGGGATTGCCCGCGCCGCTATCGTCGTGGCCATTTCAGGCTCTGCCAAACAAGGGGCGAGTACCATTACCCAGCAACTGGCGCGGAACTTTTTTCTCACCAACGAGAAAAAGATCATGCGGAAGATCAAAGAGATCTTTATTGCAATTCACATTGAGCAGCTGCTGAGCAAAGAAGAGATCCTGGAGCTCTACCTCAACAAAATTTACCTCGGCTACCGCTCTTACGGGGTGGGTGCCGCCGCACAGGTTTATTTCGGCAAGGAAGTCAGCCAGCTGACCCTGAGCGAAATTGCGATCATTGCCGGGCTGCCGAAAGCACCGTCAACCATGAACCCGCTCTACTCCATTGACCGGGCAACCACCCGCCGCAATGTGGTGCTGAGCCGGATGTTCGACGAAGGCTATATCAGCCAGGCCGAGCTGGATCAGGCCCGTGCCGAGCCGATTGTCGCCCGCTACCACGGTGCGGAAATTGAACTCAGTGCGCCGTATTTTGCCGAGCGCGCCCGCGCCTGGATGGTGGAACGCTATGGCGAAGAAGCCTATACCTCCGGGATGCGGATCTACACCACAGTGGATCCGAAACTCCAGCAGGCCGCGCAGGCCGCTGCCATCAACAACCTGCTGGACTACGACCAGCGGCATGGCTACCGCGGCGCGGTGGCAACGCTGTGGCAACCGAAACAAGCGGCCTGGCCAAGCGAGAAAATTACCGAGCACCTGCGCCAACAGCCAAGCTACGGCGAACTGCAGGCCGCTGTGGTCACCGCCGTCGACGCCAAGTCTGCCCAAGTGATCACCAAAGACGGGGCCCAACACACCCTGGCATGGGACGGCCTGAAATGGGCCCGCCGCTATATTACCGACGAGCGTCAAGGCGCAGCCCCGAAAGCGGCGACCGAGATCCTCAGCCCGGGTGAGCAAATCTGGGTTCAGCAGCGCGAGCAGGACTGGGTCCTGAGCCAGGTCCCGGATGCCAATACCGCCTTTGTCGCCGTCTCGCCGCAAAACGGCGCCGTGAAAGCCATGGTGGGCGGCTTTAACTTCGTCCACAGCAAGTTTAACCGTGCTACCCAATCCATCCGCCAGGTCGGTTCCAGTATCAAGCCCTTTATCTATTCGGCAGCACTGGACAAAGGCATGACCCTGGCGACCCTGGTGAATGACGCCCCGATCAACCGCTGGGATCAGAGCATGGGCACAGCCTGGCGACCAAAGAACTCCCCGCCGACCTACAACGGCCCGACCCGGCTGCGCCTGGGCCTGGCCCAGTCGAAAAACGTCATGGCGGTGCGTGTTCTGCAAAATGTCGGCCTGGATGATGCGATCAGCTACCTGACCCGCTTTGGCTTCAAGCGCGAAGACTTGCCGCGCGCCGAAGCCATCGCACTGGGGGCCGGCAGCCTGACCCCACTGGAGATGGCCCAGGGCTTCTCGGTGTTTGCCAACGGTGGCTACTATGTCGAGCCTTACTTCATTGAACGGGTCGAGGATGCCTACGGCAACCTGATCTATCAGGCCAACCCGAACCAGGTCTGTGATACCGAGTGTCAGCGCGGACAACAACAAGCCGGCAAGCCGGTTACTGCCAGCAAAGCCGTGCTGCACGACATTGCCATCAGCGAGCAGGAACTGGGTGACAGCGGTAGTGCCGATGCCGGGCAGGCCCCGCGCTATGCGCCGCAAGTAATTTCGGAGCAAAACGCCTTCCTGATCCGCGAAATGCTGGAGAGCAATATCTGGGGGGGGGGTGACTGGCGCCACGGGACCGGCTGGAACGGGACCGGCTGGCGTGGGCAAGAGCTGAAACGCCGGGATATCGGCGGCAAAACCGGCACCACCAACGACTCGAAGGATGCCTGGTATTCTGGCTTTGGCCCGAACATCGTCGCTACGGCCTGGGTTGGATTTGATGATCACAGCCGCAAACTCGGCCGCACCGGCTGGAACAATAACCTCGGCAAAGAACAGATTTCTGGTGCCGAAGCCGGGGCTAAAACCGCCCAACCGGCCTGGGTCGCCTTTATGGAGCAAGCCCTGGAAGATGTTCCGGTACAACGCAAGCAGTTACCGGACGGGATCATCCAGGTCCGCATCGACCGCGATACCGGTAAGCTGAGTAACCGGACCGACTTCACCTCGATGTTTGAATATTTCGAGAAAGGGTCTGAGCCGACCGAGACGGTCAGCGAGAGCGGTGCCGGCGGCATTTTCGAAGCCGACAGCTCAGATGAACTGTTCTGA
- a CDS encoding pilus assembly protein PilP → MQRWSWLAVAMLLWGCQANEGSVEQVIARVTAQASAQTADLPAEYVYRADPFVLAGERVPFARPRAEARVPEPQEETACWQPEGQRKPMPLEQFALEQLEMKGVIGDGQRRWALIYTPAKQLVKVRRGHYLGLNYGRVTRVKATGLELVETLPDGAGCWLTRTVSLPIAVTEPTG, encoded by the coding sequence ATGCAACGATGGAGCTGGCTTGCGGTTGCCATGCTGCTATGGGGCTGTCAGGCGAATGAAGGCTCAGTCGAGCAGGTGATTGCCCGGGTGACGGCGCAGGCAAGCGCGCAGACGGCTGATTTGCCGGCGGAGTATGTCTACCGGGCCGATCCCTTTGTACTGGCTGGCGAGCGGGTCCCGTTTGCCCGCCCGCGTGCCGAGGCGCGGGTGCCAGAACCGCAGGAAGAAACAGCCTGCTGGCAGCCCGAAGGACAGCGCAAACCAATGCCGCTGGAGCAGTTTGCGCTGGAGCAGCTTGAAATGAAAGGGGTGATCGGCGATGGCCAGCGGCGCTGGGCCCTGATTTACACCCCGGCCAAGCAATTGGTGAAAGTACGCCGGGGACATTACCTCGGCTTGAATTACGGCCGGGTGACCCGAGTGAAAGCCACGGGACTGGAGCTGGTTGAAACACTGCCGGATGGTGCCGGGTGCTGGCTGACGCGGACGGTTTCACTACCGATTGCTGTAACGGAGCCGACAGGATAA
- the pilM gene encoding type IV pilus biogenesis protein PilM, translating into MFQSPLTVGIDIGHHSIKAVVLSQKKSQLALSAFAEVVPPAPILNDQHTVDPEGLLSAIRQIRKSLPRAARRAILALPDSAVISKVIQLDTNLTDEEAEFAVTQALSASSPFPVDELRLDFYPAVSPGLSEMGTTAPYQVFAARKTTLDPRITALKKAGLRPAIMELQTHALLWLADFTAEQLGLSGQWGVVDIGQRLTEFAVCPAGGSAYHREIAWGLGQPVAAQGAETPALTLLSPEQSETQTKQLADQLRRQLQLYNSTHAAAPLEGVWLCGGGQHVVSETLLERLLGLEVQWLNPFRCLPSGKRLGEIAGEHTYSQYAVATGLALRGVAS; encoded by the coding sequence ATGTTTCAAAGCCCATTAACTGTCGGGATCGATATCGGCCACCATAGTATCAAAGCCGTTGTGCTGAGCCAGAAGAAATCGCAGCTGGCGCTGAGCGCGTTTGCCGAAGTTGTACCGCCGGCCCCGATTTTAAATGACCAGCATACCGTGGATCCCGAAGGCCTGTTGTCAGCAATACGTCAAATCCGGAAAAGCCTGCCCCGCGCTGCCCGCCGGGCGATCCTGGCCCTGCCGGATAGCGCGGTGATCAGCAAGGTGATCCAGCTTGATACCAACCTCACTGATGAAGAAGCAGAGTTTGCGGTCACCCAGGCCCTGAGTGCCTCATCGCCGTTTCCGGTCGATGAACTGCGGCTCGATTTTTACCCGGCGGTGTCTCCTGGGCTGAGTGAAATGGGCACGACTGCGCCATATCAGGTCTTCGCGGCGCGAAAAACCACCCTTGACCCCCGGATCACGGCATTGAAAAAAGCAGGGCTGCGTCCGGCGATCATGGAGTTGCAGACCCATGCGCTGCTCTGGCTGGCAGACTTTACGGCTGAACAACTGGGATTGTCCGGTCAGTGGGGCGTGGTGGATATTGGCCAGCGGTTGACTGAATTTGCGGTGTGTCCGGCCGGCGGCAGCGCCTACCACCGGGAAATTGCCTGGGGGCTCGGTCAGCCTGTGGCAGCGCAGGGGGCGGAGACGCCGGCCCTGACTCTGCTCTCTCCCGAGCAGAGCGAAACTCAGACCAAGCAGTTGGCGGATCAGCTCCGGCGTCAGCTTCAGCTCTATAACTCAACCCATGCCGCGGCACCGCTGGAAGGCGTCTGGCTGTGCGGTGGTGGTCAGCATGTAGTGTCAGAGACCTTGCTTGAGCGGCTGCTGGGCCTGGAAGTTCAGTGGCTGAACCCGTTTCGCTGTTTGCCAAGCGGTAAGCGGCTGGGGGAGATTGCCGGCGAGCATACCTATAGCCAGTATGCGGTGGCGACCGGGCTGGCGCTGCGGGGTGTGGCGTCATGA
- a CDS encoding type 4a pilus biogenesis protein PilO: MTEWQDLELDEIADWPRIPQCLAALVLALALAGVGYWFWLTPAQTTLAGLKQREAALHQQLVLRANQAAALPLIRQQLTTLGGRYQQVVQQLPEEKELASLLSGINDIGIRNGLEFQRIEWAPTVEHPLFFELPISIELTGSYEEIGQFAAAVAALSRIVTLNDFKLDLVSQPSSVVVLKLTVSASTYRFKPPQQGGT; the protein is encoded by the coding sequence GTGACCGAATGGCAGGATCTGGAACTTGATGAAATTGCTGACTGGCCCCGGATACCACAATGCCTGGCCGCGTTGGTGCTGGCGCTTGCGTTGGCAGGCGTGGGGTATTGGTTCTGGCTCACGCCGGCCCAAACAACCCTGGCAGGGCTCAAGCAGCGTGAAGCGGCGCTGCATCAGCAATTGGTCCTCCGGGCGAATCAGGCGGCGGCACTGCCATTGATCCGCCAGCAACTGACGACGCTGGGCGGGCGTTATCAGCAGGTGGTTCAGCAATTGCCGGAGGAAAAAGAGCTCGCCAGCCTGCTGTCCGGGATCAATGACATCGGGATCCGCAATGGTCTCGAATTTCAACGGATTGAATGGGCCCCGACGGTAGAGCACCCGCTGTTTTTCGAGCTGCCGATCAGTATCGAGCTGACCGGTAGTTATGAGGAAATTGGCCAGTTCGCCGCGGCGGTTGCGGCGTTGTCCCGGATTGTCACCTTGAATGATTTCAAGCTGGATCTGGTGAGTCAGCCATCCTCAGTAGTGGTGCTGAAGCTGACGGTCTCAGCCAGTACGTATCGCTTCAAACCGCCACAGCAAGGAGGAACGTGA
- the oxyR gene encoding DNA-binding transcriptional regulator OxyR, with protein sequence MNIRDLEYLVALSEHKHFRKAAEACFVSQPTLSGQIRKLEDELGVSLLERTSRRVLFTDAGLSLVAQAQKILMEVKVLTELASQQGDSMAGPLHIGFIPTVGPYLLPHIIPHLKAEFPQLELYLHEAQTHQLVQQLEEGKLDCIVLAAVKETEHLVELPLYHEPMVLAVPQEHPWAAQESLAMAKLNGQTLLMLGDGHCLRDQAMGFCFAVGAQEDGSFKATSLETLRNMVAAGSGITLLPQLATPATRQRDGICYIRTLDPEPTRQIVLAYRPGSPLRGRYEKLAALVGEKMQPQLVREAAPNPGSAHSDLA encoded by the coding sequence ATGAACATCCGCGATCTTGAATATCTGGTGGCATTGTCTGAGCACAAGCATTTTCGCAAGGCGGCGGAAGCCTGCTTTGTCAGCCAGCCGACCCTGAGCGGGCAGATCCGTAAGCTGGAAGATGAGCTGGGGGTGTCGCTGCTCGAGCGCACCAGCCGCCGGGTGCTGTTTACCGATGCCGGCCTGAGCCTGGTGGCCCAGGCCCAGAAGATCCTGATGGAAGTGAAAGTGCTGACTGAACTGGCCAGTCAGCAGGGCGACAGTATGGCCGGGCCGCTGCATATCGGATTTATTCCGACGGTGGGGCCGTATCTGCTGCCGCATATTATCCCGCATCTCAAAGCCGAGTTTCCGCAGTTGGAGCTGTACCTGCATGAGGCGCAGACCCATCAACTGGTCCAGCAGCTTGAAGAAGGCAAGCTCGACTGTATTGTGCTGGCGGCGGTGAAGGAGACCGAGCACTTGGTTGAGTTGCCACTGTACCATGAGCCGATGGTGCTGGCGGTTCCGCAGGAGCATCCGTGGGCGGCGCAGGAGAGCCTGGCGATGGCCAAGCTCAATGGCCAGACCTTGCTGATGCTGGGGGATGGCCACTGCCTGCGTGATCAGGCGATGGGGTTCTGTTTTGCGGTCGGGGCGCAGGAGGATGGCAGTTTCAAGGCGACCAGCCTGGAGACCCTGCGTAATATGGTCGCGGCGGGGAGCGGGATCACCTTGTTGCCGCAACTGGCCACGCCGGCGACGCGCCAGCGGGACGGGATTTGCTATATTCGCACGCTTGATCCCGAACCAACCCGGCAGATTGTGCTGGCCTACCGGCCGGGCTCACCGCTGCGGGGCCGCTATGAAAAACTGGCAGCGCTGGTTGGCGAGAAGATGCAACCGCAGCTGGTCCGGGAAGCAGCGCCCAACCCGGGCTCGGCGCATTCCGATCTGGCGTAG